Proteins co-encoded in one Babylonia areolata isolate BAREFJ2019XMU chromosome 5, ASM4173473v1, whole genome shotgun sequence genomic window:
- the LOC143282182 gene encoding uncharacterized protein LOC143282182 isoform X2, with translation MLGIFASLSRQHHSARQSLHSAASPATADRHSGGLQQQTEHRTASKWDPDDSVMHDVTHLNTEAPPPPVKDDHQIMTAVTSLHLMMPLPLKTLTTKELRFQPTRSDPVSMKNEPPFTGPELKLVASENGWWGHAKMEDPQKAAQHHHHYHQQPYPSHFRGIPWARQHLLKPKRKRSTRIEITESKRPEKDDVESERPKKEDNERNERTEVEVIDSDRPEVEVIDSDRPEVEVIDSDRPPEVEVIDSDRPEVEVIDSEVIDSNRPEVKVIDSDRPEVEVIDSDRPEMEEHELLEYVDTHDVDLGEVASVTRETGDGGVIEHPVLTEIIQQPEDEEIIQKSIEEVIIENPVREKVIENPIREEVIENPVREEVIMEPAREKIMMKPAREKIMMKPAREKIMMKPTREKIMMKPTREKIIMKPARETIMMKPTREKIMMKPTREKILPWGEVQFVPLQYWPMVQEEAKKHEHNHKHKHRHKYKHKIIENPVRKIIMKPNRENILPWGEVQFVPLQHWPMAEEEAKEHEHKHKHKHKKKHKTINFVNIEELPHLAAPAQAPTLPLPPAIPPPPPPAVPPPPPPGFPPPPGFPPPPGFPPGLPPPGGGQKMLNLS, from the coding sequence GGGACCCAGATGACAGTGTCATGCATGACGTCACACACCTCAATACCGAAGCGCCGCCCCCACCAGTCAAGGACGACCACCAGATCATGACAGCGGTGACCAGCCTCCACCTTATGATGCCACTACCTTTAAAGACTTTGACGACAAAGGAACTGCGATTTCAACCCACCCGCAGTGACCCAGTCTCCATGAAGAACGAACCACCATTCACAGGTCCAGAGCTAAAGCTCGTCGCTTCAGAAAATGGGTGGTGGGGACATGCCAAAATGGAAGACCCCCAAAAGGcagcacaacatcatcatcattatcatcagcagccaTACCCATCACATTTTCGAGGAATCCCATGGGCACGACAACACCTCCTCAAGCCCAAACGCAAGCGCAGCACAAGAATTGAAATCACTGAGAGTAAAAGACCAGAGAAGGATGATGTTGAGAGTGAAAGACCAAAGAAGGAAGATAATGAGCGAAATGAAAGAACAGAGGTGGAAGTCATTGACAGTGACAGACCAGAGGTGGAAGTCATTGACAGTGACAGACCAGAGGTGGAAGTCATTGACAGTGACAGACCACCAGAGGTGGAAGTCATTGACAGTGACAGACCAGAGGTGGAAGTCATTGACAGTGAAGTCATTGACAGTAACAGACCAGAGGTGAAAGTCATTGACAGTGACAGACCAGAGGTGGAAGTCATTGACAGTGACAGACCAGAAATGGAGGAGCACGAGTTGTTGGAATACGTCGACACCCACGATGTGGACCTAGGTGAGGTGGCTTCCGTTACGAGGGAgacaggggatggaggggtgatagAACACCCCGTGCTGACTGAAATCATCCAGCAACCGGAGGACGAGGAGATCATACAGAAGTCCATCGAAGAGGTAATAATAGAGAATCCCGTCAGAGAGAAGGTCATAGAGAATCCCATCAGAGAGGAGGTCATAGAGAATCCCGTCAGAGAGGAGGTCATAATGGAGCCCGCCAGAGAAAAGATCATGATGAAACCCGCCAGAGAAAAGATCATGATGAAACCCGCCAGAGAAAAGATCATGATGAAACCCACCAGAGAAAAGATCATGATGAAACCCACCAGAGAAAAGATCATAATGAAACCCGCCAGAGAAACGATCATGATGAAACCCACCAGAGAAAAGATCATGATGAAACCCACCAGAGAAAAGATCCTGCCCTGGGGAGAGGTCCAGTTCGTTCCCTTGCAGTACTGGCCAATGGTACAGGAGGAGGCCAAAAAACACgagcacaaccacaaacacaaacacaggcacaagTACAAGCACAAGATCATAGAGAATCCCGTCAGAAAGATCATAATGAAGCCCAACAGAGAGAATATCCTGCCCTGGGGAGAGGTCCAGTTCGTTCCATTGCAGCACTGGCCAATGGCAGAGGAGGAGGCCAAAGAACACgagcacaagcacaaacacaagcacaagaAAAAGCACAAAACCATCAACTTTGTCAACATCGAAGAGCTCCCCCATCTGGCAGCACCAGCCCAGGcaccaacactaccactaccaccagccatcccaccaccaccaccaccagccgtcccaccaccaccaccaccaggcttcccaccaccaccaggcttcccaccaccaccaggcTTCCCACCAGGACTGCCACCCCCAGGGGGTGGTCAGAAGATGCTCAATCTGTCTTGA